One stretch of Ornithinimicrobium ciconiae DNA includes these proteins:
- a CDS encoding Hsp70 family protein, which yields MEGQARTGWRLAIDFGTTNTAAAVEHMGQVHPLRLSASSHLMPSAVLVTDGDIRTGSAATRGAAIHPAGYEPTPKRRLIEEQILLDGDLIQPVKLVAAILRKVYEHALADADQVPPTEVVLTHPQAWHAHRIGLLRAAAEQADIPADRLRLVSEPLATAWYYSAGDPLPAGAYLAVLDLGGGTSDAALLRYVVEAGTGRYEVVDSDGIDPLGGHDFDSRLETWAQNQMCQDGPPDLLAELEHPRQTRARLTLREDVRAAKESLSENQSETIGVMAGTQEWVGVVTRNEYEELVAVDIDRAVGLVLNLLRDLPGAPEVHRLYLTGGSSMTPLLQRRLEEVLPGRIGTRGDRKQVTALGALHVPAVSAPRPPAPLPPPVPHSTDSGPAQHTVPSQPTDGGQPTGPNHEAHAGAGRNTTRTVMAVGGVVAAVAATVAAFLTLGSDDSEPNSPGDTPTSGAPRSDAVIATAADMERLIADHQLALRSSCVEVDLADLPQDDGEVVVLECSDPLTDSPAMLHLSSFASVADTAAAFDSQIQVFDDQGALPLSERASWGDGVSQGHESSSAATFSWTDESTMTLSVLASADLSAADLYVHWLDYPDYSP from the coding sequence GTGGAGGGTCAGGCGAGGACGGGCTGGCGCCTGGCGATCGACTTTGGCACAACGAATACCGCCGCAGCAGTCGAACACATGGGCCAGGTGCACCCGCTGCGATTGTCTGCCAGCTCTCACCTGATGCCGTCGGCCGTCCTGGTCACGGACGGCGACATCAGGACCGGCTCGGCCGCGACACGGGGGGCCGCGATCCATCCCGCTGGGTACGAACCGACCCCGAAACGTCGCCTCATAGAGGAGCAGATCCTGCTCGATGGTGATCTGATCCAACCAGTGAAACTGGTGGCAGCCATCCTGCGCAAGGTCTACGAGCACGCCCTCGCCGATGCCGACCAGGTGCCGCCGACCGAGGTGGTGCTCACTCACCCCCAGGCGTGGCACGCCCATCGGATCGGCCTGCTGCGTGCTGCCGCCGAGCAGGCCGACATACCCGCGGACCGGCTGCGCTTGGTGTCCGAACCGCTGGCCACAGCCTGGTATTACAGCGCGGGCGACCCCTTGCCTGCGGGCGCCTACTTGGCCGTGCTGGACCTGGGCGGGGGCACCAGCGACGCCGCGCTGCTGCGCTACGTCGTCGAGGCGGGCACCGGCCGCTACGAGGTGGTGGACTCTGACGGCATCGACCCGCTCGGTGGTCACGATTTCGACTCCCGTCTCGAGACCTGGGCGCAGAACCAGATGTGTCAGGACGGCCCGCCGGACCTGCTGGCCGAGCTTGAGCACCCCCGCCAGACCCGTGCCAGGTTGACCCTGCGAGAGGACGTTCGAGCGGCCAAGGAGAGCCTGAGCGAGAACCAATCCGAGACCATCGGCGTGATGGCAGGCACCCAGGAATGGGTCGGTGTCGTCACGCGCAACGAGTACGAGGAACTGGTCGCGGTCGACATCGACCGCGCCGTCGGCCTGGTCCTCAACCTCCTTCGTGACCTACCCGGCGCGCCGGAGGTCCACCGGCTTTATCTAACCGGTGGATCCAGCATGACACCGCTCCTGCAGCGGCGCCTCGAGGAGGTGCTGCCCGGTCGGATCGGCACTCGTGGAGACCGCAAACAGGTGACCGCCCTCGGGGCTCTGCACGTCCCAGCCGTGAGCGCCCCGCGCCCGCCTGCACCTCTGCCTCCGCCCGTTCCTCACTCGACGGATTCTGGTCCCGCCCAGCACACCGTCCCCAGCCAACCGACAGATGGAGGGCAGCCGACGGGCCCGAACCACGAGGCTCATGCTGGCGCGGGGCGCAACACGACCAGGACCGTCATGGCTGTCGGCGGCGTCGTCGCCGCGGTGGCAGCGACCGTGGCGGCCTTCTTGACTCTTGGCTCCGACGATTCGGAACCGAACTCTCCTGGAGATACCCCGACCTCAGGTGCGCCACGCTCAGACGCAGTCATCGCGACGGCCGCAGACATGGAGCGGCTCATCGCCGATCACCAGCTTGCCCTGCGGTCCAGCTGCGTCGAGGTCGACCTGGCGGATCTGCCTCAGGATGACGGTGAAGTCGTGGTTCTCGAATGCAGTGACCCTCTCACCGACTCCCCAGCGATGCTCCATCTCTCAAGCTTCGCGTCAGTGGCTGACACCGCGGCCGCATTCGACTCCCAGATCCAGGTCTTCGACGACCAGGGCGCACT
- a CDS encoding C39 family peptidase has protein sequence MESFDADPTFDAADVAPGPPIEPATLVMDGSGPDATAVEPDSGLESAWYTLGDVAVLVEDTDGDAEADTAWIDLDGDGVADLIVSEVDGGYLLSDPTGVESDLWLSADEVLASEPELVALLDTTFGQTDGEVDLVPEGGGEQQWVQDGRLVGDPMGDAQHWFEQAANGFCLPASIAQVVSEYTGMDFTDEQAFVDIANELGAFVVGPDGVPGLTLDSGVAILHEVGVPAVSGFGDLASLEAQLDAGYSIIVAVDSGELWTGEAQEDHAADHALVVTGIDHERGTVLLSDPGTPGGNLAEYPLGLFENAWADSDHSWILVEQPASNVTADPSSAPHDAMEVVEPTDSVPQPAPVTSEELGDLVQPTPIDTEEILDSIRNPDLSELGTDDDTFLEQTTAWAVQHPWILIPVALVAGRLMSRPNNG, from the coding sequence ATGGAAAGCTTCGACGCAGATCCGACCTTCGATGCGGCGGACGTTGCACCTGGTCCGCCGATCGAGCCGGCCACGCTCGTCATGGACGGCTCGGGACCGGACGCCACAGCGGTGGAACCGGACAGCGGGTTGGAGAGTGCCTGGTACACCCTCGGGGACGTCGCGGTCCTCGTCGAGGACACCGACGGGGACGCCGAAGCAGACACCGCATGGATTGACCTGGACGGGGACGGGGTCGCTGACCTGATCGTGAGCGAGGTCGACGGCGGCTACCTGCTGAGCGATCCCACCGGTGTGGAGTCGGACCTGTGGCTGTCCGCTGACGAGGTCCTCGCCAGCGAGCCGGAGTTGGTGGCGCTTCTGGACACCACCTTTGGGCAGACCGATGGTGAGGTAGACCTTGTCCCGGAGGGCGGCGGAGAGCAGCAGTGGGTGCAGGACGGTCGCCTGGTCGGCGATCCGATGGGGGACGCGCAGCACTGGTTTGAGCAGGCGGCCAATGGCTTCTGTCTACCAGCCAGCATCGCCCAGGTCGTCTCGGAATACACCGGGATGGACTTCACCGACGAGCAGGCCTTCGTCGACATAGCGAACGAGCTCGGCGCCTTCGTCGTCGGCCCTGACGGCGTCCCGGGCCTGACCCTGGACAGTGGGGTGGCCATCCTCCACGAGGTCGGCGTCCCCGCCGTGTCGGGCTTCGGTGACCTGGCCTCACTCGAGGCTCAGCTCGACGCCGGCTACAGCATCATCGTGGCCGTCGACAGCGGTGAACTGTGGACCGGGGAAGCCCAGGAGGACCACGCAGCAGACCATGCCCTTGTCGTCACCGGCATCGACCACGAGCGGGGCACCGTCCTGCTGTCCGATCCCGGCACCCCTGGCGGGAACCTGGCTGAGTACCCGCTGGGGCTCTTCGAGAACGCCTGGGCGGACTCCGACCACTCCTGGATACTCGTCGAACAACCCGCCAGCAACGTCACCGCTGATCCCAGCTCAGCACCCCACGATGCGATGGAGGTGGTCGAGCCCACGGACAGCGTGCCGCAGCCCGCACCGGTCACGTCCGAGGAGCTGGGCGACCTGGTGCAGCCCACCCCCATCGACACCGAGGAGATCCTGGACTCCATCCGGAATCCGGACCTGTCCGAACTGGGGACCGATGATGACACCTTCCTTGAGCAGACCACCGCCTGGGCGGTGCAGCACCCATGGATCCTGATCCCCGTGGCGCTGGTCGCCGGCCGCCTGATGAGCCGGCCCAACAACGGATGA
- a CDS encoding dynamin family protein — protein MSRLPNTGGVEAAADELLLRLSRTAGPGVKAILDGHRARLAEPPLVLIAGRVSAGKSTLVNALIGARVAPTAARETTAVLTTYRFGAPARAEATMKDGSSQRVTMGHDGPDLAALGADDVAHLTVHVQEAALRRFSILDTPGLGSAMTGNSEHTELALTTAATHGVRPDVVLYVVRDMFRADDVAFLERFAQAWTSVADLPAQSGVLAVLSHADNYGAGPWGAVDPMQEAQRAAAELPDTHGVLAGAVAVSGLLAETVRTGLLRERDIRALRLLRDVDDDDLQYAGLLGPVPDVPQEGLDRLTALLGAYGVRHGRQHADSSPGLLDWVEELSGMRPLERLLEDVLGASGGLARVDSILGEVTTMARRERWGGELESALEEALASPEFHRLDQWRALAELRRASPGHELIPVLEALQRQPDRVPSRLAGVGDTEPLALAGRFQALAGTAGTGAEAQAARVLSRSMILLATHGAQWR, from the coding sequence GTGTCCCGTCTGCCCAACACCGGGGGAGTGGAAGCTGCTGCCGATGAGTTGCTGCTCAGGCTCAGCCGCACGGCGGGCCCAGGGGTCAAGGCCATTCTCGACGGGCACCGCGCGAGGCTGGCAGAGCCGCCCTTGGTCTTGATCGCCGGCCGGGTCAGTGCGGGCAAGTCCACGCTGGTGAATGCCCTCATCGGCGCCCGAGTCGCGCCCACTGCGGCCCGTGAGACCACCGCCGTCCTGACGACCTACCGGTTCGGGGCACCGGCGCGGGCCGAGGCGACGATGAAAGACGGGTCGAGCCAGCGGGTGACCATGGGGCACGACGGGCCGGACCTCGCCGCCCTGGGTGCAGACGACGTGGCCCACTTGACTGTCCACGTCCAGGAAGCCGCGCTGCGCAGATTCTCCATCCTGGACACGCCAGGCCTGGGCTCAGCCATGACGGGCAATTCGGAGCACACCGAGCTCGCGCTGACAACGGCTGCCACGCACGGGGTTCGGCCGGATGTGGTGCTCTACGTCGTGCGCGACATGTTCCGTGCGGACGATGTGGCCTTCCTCGAGCGGTTCGCCCAGGCTTGGACCTCCGTCGCCGACCTCCCGGCGCAGTCTGGGGTGCTGGCTGTGCTCTCACACGCGGACAACTACGGGGCCGGTCCCTGGGGGGCTGTGGACCCGATGCAGGAGGCGCAGCGAGCAGCGGCTGAACTGCCCGACACCCATGGCGTCCTGGCGGGTGCGGTGGCCGTCTCCGGGTTGCTCGCGGAGACCGTCCGCACCGGGCTGCTGCGGGAGCGGGACATCAGGGCGCTGCGGCTGCTGCGTGACGTGGATGATGACGATCTGCAGTATGCCGGATTGCTGGGGCCCGTGCCCGACGTGCCTCAGGAGGGTCTCGACCGGCTCACGGCGCTGCTGGGCGCCTACGGTGTGCGCCACGGTAGGCAACACGCGGATTCCTCCCCCGGCCTGCTGGACTGGGTGGAGGAGCTCAGCGGGATGCGGCCTCTCGAGCGGTTGCTTGAGGACGTCCTGGGCGCGTCCGGCGGTCTGGCCCGGGTCGACTCCATCCTCGGTGAGGTGACCACAATGGCGAGGCGAGAACGCTGGGGAGGGGAGCTGGAGAGTGCTCTCGAGGAGGCCCTTGCCTCACCCGAGTTTCACCGGCTCGACCAGTGGCGTGCCCTGGCGGAACTACGCAGGGCCTCTCCCGGTCACGAGCTCATCCCGGTCCTGGAGGCCCTCCAGCGGCAACCGGACAGGGTGCCGTCCCGTCTGGCTGGGGTCGGTGACACCGAGCCGCTCGCCCTGGCCGGCAGGTTCCAGGCCCTGGCCGGCACGGCGGGGACCGGTGCGGAGGCCCAGGCTGCACGGGTGCTGTCCCGGTCGATGATCCTGCTTGCGACGCATGGAGCACAGTGGAGGTAA
- a CDS encoding RNA polymerase sigma factor — protein sequence MRAATEQELVVAASRGDHAAFEALVSEHRTLIWAVCLRVTGNQNDAEDALQETLLAAWRGIGSFRGHSRFSTWLYRVASNAAVHQSRKRRDIPSDITDDQVVKPEFTQALADADLIQLALRRLPENFRVAIVLFELCDFTYADIATYQGVGIQTVKSRLSRARQALHAAIRGLDE from the coding sequence GTGCGCGCAGCGACCGAGCAGGAACTCGTGGTAGCCGCCAGTCGTGGTGATCACGCGGCCTTCGAGGCCCTGGTCAGCGAGCACAGGACCCTGATCTGGGCCGTCTGTCTCCGTGTGACGGGCAACCAGAACGACGCGGAGGACGCCCTGCAGGAAACCCTGCTTGCGGCGTGGCGGGGCATCGGCTCGTTTCGCGGCCACAGCCGGTTTAGCACCTGGCTCTATCGTGTCGCCTCCAACGCAGCCGTGCACCAGTCCCGCAAGCGCCGGGACATCCCCAGTGATATCACGGACGATCAGGTCGTCAAGCCCGAGTTCACCCAGGCGCTGGCCGACGCCGACCTGATCCAGCTGGCGCTGCGCCGGTTGCCTGAGAACTTCCGGGTCGCCATCGTGCTGTTCGAACTCTGCGACTTCACGTATGCCGACATCGCCACCTATCAGGGTGTCGGGATCCAGACCGTCAAGAGTCGCCTGAGCCGGGCGCGGCAGGCCCTCCACGCCGCGATCCGCGGACTGGACGAGTAA
- a CDS encoding P-loop NTPase family protein, with amino-acid sequence MATLSPEHLTARRVGHAACTAAWSLLRTHDQPVVAEQAQAIAAGRPHAPSVLFLGEPGKGKSTLVHLLSPHETTASMEERLVNRYRRVIPPRTGSAPLRWLGAEGSASDTFHEGAVGVEVEWSSCALGDDVVLLDTPCEGGIDGPQATVSRMLVRAASVGVFVTDAGAPLLQPEVDYLRAYLRPVDALVVVVTKIDTFPDSWSEVVETNTQVLRDHLRSGIPVVGVSTTMAAHAYRQDDEARRELLLHRSGWTELLSVVSHELRRHAELPMANALRMTEAGLKDLRSHLGQRLAVTHASDQDLAEAMAVTEAEVNRLKERQQEWTLHFDRDIALVRAALSKNSATRLEEWRTTRRAAVRDIKRLSGEAQISALEEEIQQELNAMRALIFSEALDQLRAVLRAQVGEALQDDLIDQFGAEHAPVNRALARVLRDPLDVSSGLTGFFGANLSYSLATSLLHLSNPVGLALAAAGGIGYFVALRTGQHGKKTLSQMDYELARLAKEEREALVGQWDQLIIQLKPEIVPAYRKLLGQKIQEKGALLTEQRKQRGASISEAERSRKAIEAAIQSVDDSLVELEKALGLLRAL; translated from the coding sequence ATGGCGACCCTTTCTCCTGAGCACCTGACGGCCAGGCGTGTCGGACACGCCGCCTGCACTGCCGCCTGGTCACTGCTCAGGACGCACGACCAGCCAGTTGTCGCCGAGCAGGCGCAGGCCATCGCAGCAGGTCGACCGCACGCGCCGTCGGTTCTTTTCCTGGGGGAGCCGGGCAAGGGCAAGAGCACGCTGGTGCACTTGCTGTCCCCGCACGAGACCACTGCGTCGATGGAGGAGCGGTTGGTCAACCGCTACCGGCGCGTGATCCCGCCGCGCACCGGGAGCGCTCCTCTCCGGTGGCTGGGGGCCGAGGGCTCGGCGTCTGACACCTTCCACGAGGGGGCCGTGGGCGTGGAGGTGGAGTGGTCCTCCTGTGCCCTCGGCGACGATGTCGTCCTCCTAGACACCCCCTGTGAGGGTGGCATCGACGGACCCCAGGCCACGGTGAGCCGCATGTTGGTGCGGGCTGCCTCGGTCGGCGTCTTCGTCACAGACGCCGGAGCTCCCCTCCTGCAACCGGAGGTTGACTATCTGCGGGCCTACCTGCGCCCAGTCGACGCACTGGTTGTTGTTGTCACGAAGATCGACACCTTTCCGGACTCCTGGTCCGAGGTCGTCGAGACCAACACTCAGGTGCTGCGGGACCATCTCCGCAGCGGGATCCCGGTGGTGGGCGTCTCCACCACGATGGCCGCCCATGCCTACCGGCAGGACGACGAGGCCCGCCGCGAACTGCTGCTCCACAGGTCCGGGTGGACCGAGCTTCTCAGCGTCGTGTCCCACGAGCTGCGTCGGCATGCTGAGCTGCCGATGGCCAATGCCTTGCGGATGACCGAGGCGGGGCTGAAGGACCTGCGTTCGCACCTGGGGCAGCGGCTGGCGGTCACCCACGCCTCGGACCAGGATCTGGCAGAGGCCATGGCAGTGACAGAAGCCGAGGTCAACAGGCTCAAGGAGCGCCAGCAGGAGTGGACGTTGCACTTCGACCGGGACATCGCCCTCGTCCGCGCGGCCCTCAGCAAGAACTCCGCCACCCGCTTGGAGGAGTGGCGAACCACGCGCCGGGCCGCTGTTCGTGACATCAAGAGGCTCTCCGGGGAGGCTCAGATCAGCGCCCTGGAGGAGGAGATCCAGCAGGAGCTCAACGCCATGCGCGCCCTGATCTTCTCCGAGGCGCTGGACCAGCTGAGAGCGGTGCTCCGGGCGCAGGTCGGAGAGGCCCTGCAGGACGATCTGATCGACCAGTTCGGGGCGGAGCACGCGCCCGTCAACCGAGCGCTCGCGAGGGTGCTGCGCGATCCGCTCGATGTCAGTTCGGGACTGACCGGGTTCTTCGGTGCCAACCTGTCCTACAGCCTGGCCACATCTCTGCTGCACCTGTCCAACCCGGTTGGCCTGGCGCTCGCAGCCGCTGGCGGGATCGGGTACTTCGTGGCGCTGCGCACTGGCCAGCACGGCAAGAAGACGTTGAGCCAGATGGACTACGAGCTCGCCCGTCTCGCCAAGGAGGAGCGGGAGGCCCTGGTGGGCCAGTGGGATCAACTGATCATTCAGTTGAAACCCGAGATCGTGCCCGCCTACCGCAAGTTGCTAGGCCAGAAGATCCAGGAGAAGGGCGCCCTCTTGACCGAGCAGCGCAAACAACGCGGTGCCTCCATCAGTGAGGCCGAGAGATCACGCAAGGCCATCGAGGCAGCGATCCAGAGCGTGGATGACAGCCTCGTCGAACTCGAGAAGGCCCTGGGACTCCTGCGCGCGTTGTGA
- a CDS encoding (Fe-S)-binding protein has translation MSPVQIIAIVLGVGVTLVAVSLFVRTIVGFVAKFRLGQPATGRTDEPGARTLTLLREFLAHNRMARKPMVAVAHWFVMLGFLLLTTTLATAYGQLFNPHFALPLIGHWPPYIWLAELFGWGTLIGIIALIVLRQRLHPRTHDRESRFWGSTFWQAYVVEFVILGVGLCIVALRGLEYALGKATGAEWADFVHFPTTGWIGNFFDGMSEGALETTIVLVALVKILISMGWMITIAVTPTMGVAWHRFLAFFNIWFKRHPDGRTSLGELQPIAVGGEPVDFENIEELDEDAALGVGKIEDFTWKGLLDFSTCTECGRCQEQCPAWNTDKPLSPKMMVMNLRNHHHAKAPWLMASEEARDAAGDGTAEAPAAGVTGDGSAAARHGIPLSAVLEAQRELVGATEGDPTIPTGGAVIDPDVLWSCTTCGACVEQCPVDIEHVDMIVDLRRYQTLIESAFPSELGGLFKNLENKQNPWGMSARARMDWAKDLPFEVKVAGADVEDLDEVDYLFWVGCAGAYEDRAKKTTRAVAELLNTAGVSFAVLGDGETCTGDPARRAGNEFLFQMLAQQNVEVLNEVNATKIVVTCAHCFNTIKNEYPQLGGKYQVVHHTQLLNRLVREKKLTPVARPEEADTTGVASTAETVTYHDPCYLGRHNGVYSPPRELLGALPGVEMREMPRSKEKSFCCGAGGARMWMEEKLGNRINVNRTEEALATGADRIAIGCPFCRVMLSDGLTEKQSEGAREEVEVVDVAQMLLAAVRRGGGGTEAEPEVAAPNV, from the coding sequence CGCGCACAACCGGATGGCTCGCAAGCCGATGGTCGCGGTCGCCCACTGGTTCGTGATGCTGGGCTTCCTGCTGCTCACGACCACCCTCGCCACGGCATACGGTCAGCTCTTCAACCCGCACTTCGCGCTGCCCCTGATCGGGCACTGGCCGCCCTACATCTGGCTGGCCGAGCTGTTCGGCTGGGGCACCCTGATCGGCATCATCGCCCTGATCGTGCTGCGCCAGCGACTGCACCCCCGCACCCACGACCGCGAGAGCCGCTTCTGGGGCTCGACCTTCTGGCAGGCCTATGTCGTGGAGTTCGTGATCCTCGGCGTCGGTCTGTGCATCGTGGCCCTGCGCGGCCTGGAGTACGCCCTCGGCAAGGCGACCGGAGCAGAGTGGGCCGACTTCGTCCACTTCCCCACCACCGGATGGATCGGCAACTTCTTCGACGGTATGTCGGAAGGTGCCCTGGAGACCACCATCGTCCTGGTGGCGCTGGTCAAGATCCTCATCTCCATGGGCTGGATGATCACCATCGCTGTCACCCCCACGATGGGAGTGGCCTGGCACCGGTTCCTGGCCTTCTTCAACATCTGGTTCAAGCGCCACCCGGACGGGCGCACCTCCCTCGGTGAGCTGCAGCCGATCGCGGTCGGTGGCGAGCCGGTGGACTTCGAGAACATCGAGGAGCTCGACGAGGACGCCGCGCTCGGCGTCGGCAAGATCGAGGACTTCACCTGGAAGGGTCTGCTCGACTTCTCCACCTGCACCGAGTGCGGCCGCTGCCAGGAGCAGTGCCCGGCGTGGAACACCGACAAGCCGTTGTCTCCCAAGATGATGGTGATGAACCTGCGCAACCACCACCACGCCAAAGCACCGTGGCTGATGGCCTCCGAGGAGGCCCGCGACGCAGCTGGCGACGGCACGGCGGAAGCACCTGCGGCGGGAGTGACAGGTGACGGGTCGGCGGCGGCACGGCACGGCATACCCCTCTCCGCGGTGCTGGAGGCCCAGCGGGAGCTGGTCGGCGCGACCGAGGGCGACCCGACCATCCCCACCGGTGGCGCGGTCATCGACCCGGACGTGCTGTGGTCCTGCACCACCTGCGGGGCATGCGTTGAGCAGTGCCCGGTCGACATCGAGCACGTCGACATGATCGTGGACCTGCGCCGCTATCAGACGCTGATCGAGTCGGCCTTCCCCAGCGAGCTGGGCGGGCTGTTCAAGAACCTGGAGAACAAGCAGAACCCCTGGGGTATGTCGGCCCGCGCCCGGATGGACTGGGCCAAGGACCTGCCCTTCGAGGTCAAGGTGGCCGGGGCGGACGTCGAGGACCTCGACGAGGTCGACTATCTGTTCTGGGTCGGCTGCGCCGGCGCCTATGAGGACCGCGCGAAGAAGACCACCCGCGCCGTGGCCGAGCTGCTCAACACCGCCGGAGTGAGCTTCGCGGTGCTGGGCGACGGGGAGACCTGCACCGGTGACCCCGCGCGCCGGGCCGGCAACGAGTTCCTCTTCCAGATGCTGGCCCAGCAGAACGTCGAGGTGCTCAACGAGGTCAACGCCACCAAGATCGTGGTGACCTGCGCCCACTGCTTCAACACCATCAAGAACGAGTACCCCCAGCTGGGCGGCAAGTATCAGGTCGTCCACCACACCCAGCTGCTCAACCGCCTGGTGCGGGAGAAGAAGCTCACCCCGGTCGCCCGCCCGGAGGAGGCCGACACCACGGGGGTGGCCTCCACCGCGGAGACGGTGACCTATCACGACCCGTGCTACCTGGGTCGGCACAACGGGGTCTACTCCCCGCCGCGTGAGCTGCTCGGCGCACTGCCCGGGGTGGAGATGCGGGAGATGCCGCGCTCGAAGGAGAAGTCCTTCTGCTGCGGTGCCGGTGGTGCCCGCATGTGGATGGAGGAGAAGCTCGGCAACCGCATCAACGTCAACCGCACCGAGGAGGCGCTGGCCACCGGCGCCGACCGGATCGCGATCGGCTGCCCTTTCTGCCGCGTCATGCTCTCCGACGGCCTCACCGAGAAGCAGTCCGAGGGCGCCCGCGAAGAGGTCGAGGTCGTCGACGTCGCCCAGATGCTGCTGGCCGCGGTGCGCCGCGGTGGGGGCGGCACGGAGGCCGAGCCTGAGGTCGCCGCCCCCAACGTCTAG